From one Brevundimonas sp. PAMC22021 genomic stretch:
- a CDS encoding helix-turn-helix domain-containing protein: MCSDVAGAALERLNALADTVALAAGEVLALEGEPARHLFNVTAGSLRVYKLLPDGRRQITGFLFAGDFLGLAGGETFGFTAEAMEASRLCRFRRAEYQALVRDTPALERTLLTRTSHELAAAQNQMLLLGRKTAQERVASFLLDLPSHDPSRSAPENHVRLPMTRAEIADYLGLTIETVSRVLSRLKASGVVRLVSLHELQVLRPDQLQAIASGEG, translated from the coding sequence GTGTGCAGCGACGTAGCCGGCGCCGCCCTTGAGCGCTTGAATGCGCTGGCTGACACGGTGGCGCTTGCAGCCGGCGAGGTGCTGGCTCTGGAGGGCGAACCGGCTCGCCACCTGTTCAACGTCACGGCGGGCTCACTCAGGGTCTACAAGCTGCTGCCTGACGGCAGGCGCCAGATCACCGGATTCCTTTTCGCCGGCGACTTTCTCGGCCTAGCGGGCGGCGAGACCTTTGGCTTTACGGCCGAGGCGATGGAGGCCTCGCGACTTTGCCGGTTCCGCCGAGCCGAGTATCAGGCGCTGGTGCGCGACACGCCCGCGCTGGAGCGAACGCTGCTGACCCGCACCTCGCATGAACTGGCGGCGGCGCAGAACCAGATGCTGCTGCTCGGCCGCAAAACGGCGCAGGAACGGGTGGCCTCGTTCCTGCTCGACCTGCCGTCGCACGATCCCAGCCGCTCCGCCCCCGAGAACCACGTCCGCTTGCCCATGACGCGGGCCGAGATCGCAGATTATCTGGGCCTGACCATTGAGACGGTCAGCCGCGTGCTGAGCCGGCTGAAGGCGTCCGGCGTGGTGCGCCTGGTGTCCTTGCACGAACTGCAGGTTCTGCGGCCCGACCAGCTTCAGGCCATCGCCAGCGGCGAGGGCTGA
- a CDS encoding helix-turn-helix transcriptional regulator, with translation MPVQVTLDALIVAKGLKARDLAQQVGLSETQLSLFRSGKVKGIRFRTLARLCAALDCKPGDLLDYLYATADLAVDPDEEG, from the coding sequence ATGCCGGTGCAGGTCACGCTGGATGCGTTAATCGTCGCAAAGGGGCTCAAGGCGCGCGATCTGGCGCAGCAGGTCGGACTGAGCGAGACGCAGCTGTCTCTGTTCCGGTCCGGCAAGGTCAAGGGCATCCGCTTCCGCACGCTTGCTCGCCTTTGCGCGGCCCTGGATTGCAAACCCGGAGACCTGCTCGACTACCTGTACGCCACGGCCGACCTGGCGGTCGATCCGGACGAGGAAGGGTAG
- a CDS encoding amino acid ABC transporter ATP-binding/permease protein, translated as MNASGRPSPVRRLLVAEFRLQRPRLAAAAVTGGLVSMASVALLGLSGWFITAAALAGLAGSAVAQAFNYLLPSAFIRLLAIVRTAARYGERLTGHEAGLQGLAALRPRLFAALASSRPDRALALASGEASARMVQDVDNLLTLFIRRSAPWSAGAGVAAAAAMALLAGPPAAFVTLAAMGLSAFGAIVIARRWVEPVAAAVPSTMGALKTRLSALSAAAPELRAYGLDGWALAEGQAAGRDLDAANQKTATVAGWLMVWQSAITAAGLAVVLLSARDASQPLAALAALALVMGMESASGLVAALRQAGAAEATLDRLDALFDAGPDAPAWDLTSDTLSIDGLVSVSPSARLALTGPSGVGKTTLLEQIIGLRSATAGVTLGGVPVSDLAPKQRRALFAYAAQDIRLIDGSVRDNLRLADPDATDEALWAVLEDAALSVRFKSSPLGLNTPVKAGGQALSGGERRRLGLARAYLRPAPWLVLDEPTEGLDFATEAQVLWRLQQRLARTGQGLLLVSHRPSPAALCEQVVWIEGGDGNRRVRLAPGRHALQPSPLAMA; from the coding sequence GTGAACGCCTCTGGAAGACCGTCCCCCGTCCGGCGCCTGCTGGTCGCCGAGTTCCGGCTGCAGCGCCCCCGGCTGGCCGCCGCCGCAGTCACCGGCGGTCTCGTCTCAATGGCCTCCGTGGCGCTGCTGGGCCTGTCCGGCTGGTTCATCACCGCCGCAGCGCTGGCGGGCCTGGCGGGCAGCGCCGTCGCCCAAGCCTTCAACTACCTTCTGCCCAGTGCCTTTATCCGGTTGCTGGCGATCGTCCGAACGGCCGCGCGCTATGGCGAGCGGCTGACGGGGCATGAAGCGGGGCTTCAAGGGTTGGCGGCGCTGCGCCCTCGGCTGTTCGCCGCCTTGGCCTCGAGCCGGCCCGACCGGGCGCTGGCCCTGGCGTCCGGCGAGGCCTCGGCGCGGATGGTCCAGGACGTGGACAACCTGCTGACGTTGTTTATCCGTCGCTCGGCCCCTTGGAGCGCGGGCGCGGGCGTAGCGGCCGCCGCCGCCATGGCGCTGCTGGCCGGCCCCCCCGCCGCCTTCGTGACCCTGGCGGCGATGGGCCTGAGCGCGTTCGGAGCGATCGTGATTGCGCGGCGTTGGGTTGAGCCTGTCGCCGCGGCGGTCCCATCGACCATGGGAGCGCTGAAGACCCGCCTGTCGGCGCTGTCCGCCGCCGCGCCCGAACTGCGCGCCTATGGCCTGGACGGCTGGGCTCTGGCGGAAGGGCAGGCCGCCGGGCGGGATCTGGACGCCGCCAATCAGAAGACCGCCACGGTCGCGGGGTGGCTGATGGTCTGGCAATCCGCGATCACTGCGGCGGGCCTCGCTGTGGTATTGCTGTCCGCCCGCGACGCATCCCAGCCGCTGGCGGCGCTGGCGGCTCTGGCCCTGGTCATGGGAATGGAGTCCGCCTCCGGCCTCGTCGCCGCCCTGCGTCAGGCTGGCGCGGCCGAGGCGACATTGGACCGTCTGGACGCCCTGTTCGACGCCGGTCCCGACGCCCCCGCCTGGGACCTGACCTCCGACACCCTCTCCATCGACGGCCTCGTCTCCGTCTCGCCGTCCGCACGACTGGCGCTCACAGGTCCGTCAGGCGTCGGCAAGACCACGCTGCTGGAGCAGATCATCGGCCTGCGTTCGGCCACGGCGGGAGTCACGCTCGGCGGGGTGCCTGTCAGCGACCTTGCGCCGAAGCAGCGCCGCGCTCTGTTCGCCTACGCCGCCCAGGACATACGGCTCATCGACGGCTCCGTTCGGGACAACCTGCGGCTTGCGGACCCCGACGCCACCGACGAAGCGCTCTGGGCGGTGCTGGAGGACGCGGCGCTGTCCGTACGCTTCAAGAGTTCCCCGCTCGGCCTGAACACGCCGGTCAAAGCCGGCGGTCAGGCGCTGTCAGGCGGCGAGCGGCGGCGGCTCGGCCTTGCACGGGCCTATCTGCGGCCGGCGCCTTGGCTGGTGCTGGACGAGCCCACCGAAGGGCTCGACTTCGCCACGGAGGCGCAGGTGCTATGGCGGCTTCAGCAGAGACTGGCCCGCACCGGTCAAGGCCTCCTGCTGGTCAGCCACCGCCCTTCGCCCGCCGCCCTTTGCGAACAGGTCGTCTGGATCGAAGGGGGGGACGGGAATCGTCGAGTGCGGCTGGCGCCGGGACGCCACGCGCTTCAGCCCTCGCCGCTGGCGATGGCCTGA
- a CDS encoding helix-hairpin-helix domain-containing protein: MLDLNSATASELDGVEALSEHGFEIVRYREERGRFDEVRQLEEAPGLAGKWSGAEHSVQVGA, encoded by the coding sequence TTGCTCGACCTCAACTCAGCGACCGCCTCCGAACTCGACGGGGTTGAAGCACTCTCGGAACACGGCTTCGAGATCGTGCGCTATCGCGAAGAGCGCGGCCGGTTCGACGAGGTGCGCCAGCTGGAGGAGGCGCCTGGCTTGGCCGGCAAGTGGTCAGGCGCCGAGCACAGCGTGCAAGTCGGCGCATAG
- a CDS encoding DUF2975 domain-containing protein translates to MTPSDLSRFRRMCGRFRWLAVLMTVTVGLVVVATTIVVPLVSGIGRSPDDDRRVWGGVVHAISPLFYLYGVWSIGQAMGNLSQGQLFAPTVANALRRVGLSLGLGGVFSVFVATNLLRIIEQSRGGYLHFDVAGMTLGMIGGALFLFGRVLDQAGAVQAELDEMI, encoded by the coding sequence ATGACACCTTCGGACCTTTCCCGCTTCCGGCGTATGTGCGGCCGCTTTCGATGGCTGGCCGTCTTGATGACCGTGACGGTCGGGCTGGTGGTTGTGGCGACGACGATCGTAGTCCCGCTCGTCAGCGGGATCGGCCGATCGCCGGATGACGACAGAAGGGTCTGGGGTGGGGTCGTTCACGCGATTTCGCCGCTCTTCTACCTCTACGGCGTCTGGTCCATCGGTCAGGCCATGGGTAATCTGTCCCAAGGCCAACTGTTCGCGCCAACGGTGGCTAACGCCCTCAGGCGCGTCGGACTGTCATTGGGGCTAGGCGGCGTGTTCAGCGTCTTTGTCGCCACGAACTTGCTCCGGATCATAGAACAGTCACGCGGCGGCTATCTGCATTTTGATGTGGCAGGGATGACGCTCGGCATGATCGGCGGCGCGCTGTTCCTCTTCGGGCGTGTGCTGGACCAGGCGGGCGCCGTGCAGGCCGAACTGGACGAGATGATCTGA
- a CDS encoding S9 family peptidase — translation MVEAEARDAVFTSPLPGLLVAPSAPLYDRDARSGRSPVSMPGTLAIHGTLDPNTPYERAVAHAAKLSEVGEVTFATVVSGAHMLTFAAPGCFVRIVSAFNAETDVPDSC, via the coding sequence GTGGTTGAGGCCGAAGCCCGCGACGCCGTGTTCACCAGTCCGTTGCCCGGATTGCTCGTCGCTCCGTCCGCGCCGCTGTACGACCGGGATGCCCGGTCCGGCCGGAGCCCGGTCTCAATGCCAGGCACCCTGGCGATCCATGGCACGCTTGACCCCAACACGCCCTACGAGCGCGCCGTCGCCCATGCCGCGAAATTGTCCGAGGTCGGCGAGGTGACATTCGCCACCGTCGTGTCCGGGGCTCACATGCTGACCTTCGCGGCGCCCGGATGTTTCGTCCGCATCGTTTCGGCATTCAACGCCGAGACGGATGTTCCGGACTCGTGTTAG
- a CDS encoding tyrosine-type recombinase/integrase: MRQSDLFIQPKRPWNAGRLIGPKAPLKPKHIWVIRQQLKAARRVRDLAMFNCALDSKLRACDLVRLRVSDLAPGGVLRQRSIEVRQKTGRPVPFEITEPARDAVATWLQVRGRRHDGWLFPSRSRPVQHIGTGRYARLVDRWMCMIELEPQCYGTHSLRRTKVSLIYKKTGDLRACQLLLGHRKLESTVRYLGIEVDDVLEMSEQIDL; the protein is encoded by the coding sequence ATGCGCCAGTCTGACCTGTTCATCCAACCCAAGCGCCCTTGGAACGCCGGACGTTTGATCGGCCCAAAGGCGCCGCTCAAGCCCAAGCACATCTGGGTTATCCGACAACAGTTGAAGGCCGCAAGGCGCGTTCGCGACCTGGCGATGTTCAACTGCGCTCTCGATTCCAAGCTGCGAGCTTGTGACCTCGTGCGGCTTCGGGTCAGCGACTTGGCTCCAGGCGGCGTACTCCGCCAACGATCGATCGAGGTTCGGCAGAAGACCGGCAGGCCAGTGCCGTTCGAGATCACAGAGCCTGCGCGTGACGCCGTCGCCACTTGGCTGCAGGTCCGTGGACGACGTCACGACGGCTGGCTGTTCCCGAGCCGCAGCCGGCCCGTTCAGCACATCGGGACTGGACGGTACGCCCGACTGGTCGACCGCTGGATGTGCATGATTGAACTCGAGCCGCAGTGCTACGGCACGCACAGCCTCAGGCGGACGAAGGTCTCGCTGATATACAAGAAGACCGGCGACCTGCGCGCATGTCAGCTGCTGCTCGGTCACCGAAAGCTGGAGAGCACAGTGCGATACCTCGGCATCGAGGTGGACGACGTCTTGGAAATGTCGGAGCAGATCGATCTCTGA